The Fusarium oxysporum f. sp. lycopersici 4287 chromosome 1, whole genome shotgun sequence DNA segment ATCGCCAATGCCCAACAGCGATTTCCCAACGCGCCAGAGCCTTGACTCGGCACGTCTTCCCCGACTACCTAGATCTGCGGTCGAGCGATCATTCGAGCAGCCGCCAACCGCCGAGGAGCGTTTTGAAGACGTTGGACTGGACGATCATaagcagcaacaacagcagctgGCTCCCCAGGCACAGCCTCAGAAGCGGGGATTTTTCTCGAAATTCTCCGACAAGGACAGCTCGAGCAATCCTACTGTATCCCGTTTCCTCATGCATGGTCGCAAAAGAGCCCAGAGCGGCCAAGGTTCGGAGCTCACTCCCATGGACAACGCATCGCCCAAGGTGACTGTCTCAACCGATGGTCAAGAAATGCAATGATATGCACGATCAAAGTTTTGTTCTTCTACATTGTATTAGAGATACCTGGAGTTTTCGTTTATATTCTCGGCGTTTTCGGTTGACTAGGTCGGGATAATGCTAGAATCGCATTCGCTATGAGACTATCCTGGGTATACCTTGATGGAGAATCAAGGGTTGGATGAATTGTGCAAAGAGCACTTGTGGGCTGGACGTTGAGTTGTAATGCCCAGACGGACAAGCAACATGTGCTATGGGGCCGTGTCCCTCGAAGAGGACCGAATATGAGCTACATAATGATAATGAGACGAGACATATGTTCCAGTGTACCTGTATAATGGCTTCGAGTGGTCGCTAGTCATCAGGGTGAGGACATTACAACCATAAGCTATAAACTCTCGGCCTCGGTTACAGAAGTATAAACTGAGTGGATGCTTGAGTTTAACGAGCAACCGATCCAGCGTTACattgtcgaagctgatgCGATATTAATTGGATGATTATGTTTCAGCTTATATTCAGCATAACAGGATCTCGCCATAGGGCGTGGTAATATAGCCGATGACGGAGACAGTCCAGTAAAAGAAACCATAGAATTGTTCCAGCGGCTGCATCCACTTGTAATTGCGTGCTTGTCATTGCTAGATTCCCTAGAGGCCCCGCTCTATTCCTCGGAGGGCGCCAGACATGAACAGATATAGAATCAGACGAAGCCGAGTTTAACTTCTGTCTCTCTCTGGTTTTCTGGCAATCCGTTCTCTATGAGTCAACAGTATTGAGGACGTGCCAATTGGGCTAACTCCCCAGTCTTTATTAGTATCAAAGATTGCCCCTCACCTGGACTACTATATCAACTTTACAAATTTCCATCAAATTCTCAAAACAACTGAAAAGACAAAGACGGAGATCATGGCCTCTGACGAAGTTCCTACCAACCTCAAGGACGTCTCCTCGGCACCGGACGGTACAGCCGGGGCCCGGACCGGACTTGATAGCTCCCTCGCCGGGCTGTCACTGGCATCCCGCGCTGTTCATGCCGATGAGGGTATCCAGTCACACAGAGCCGTTGCGCCGGCTATGCATGTCAGCACGACTTTCAGGTACAGCGATGACCCTGATGCGCTGAAGGCCTGGGATAATACTGATGTAAGTGTGCATCTTTCCTCGTCTTGATTTGCTGCAGGTATTTCCACAAGAGACTATCAGATGGCCGGGAATATTATGACCGGAGTCGATCCAAGACCATCATGAAACTCTCTGACAGCTTTCTGACTTCTCATGACGACTTTTTGCTAACTCGTGTAGCCCCATAACCCTCTAGACTCTCATGTCTACTCTCGAGCAACTGGTCCTAACACCACTCGTCTCGAGGCAATTCTCACATCCGTCATTGGTGCTCCAACGATTACTTACTCTTCTGGTCTGTCTGCTTTCCACGCCATGTTGGTCCATCTGAACCCTAAGCGTATTGCAATTGGAGATGGCTACCACGGCTGCCACGGGGTGATCAGCATTCTCTCTCGTCTGACAGGTCTCAAGCAACTGCCTTTGGACTGTGCTGTTGAGGACCTCGAGCCTGGCGATGTCATCCATGTCGAGACGCCCCTTAACCCTACTGGCGAGGCACGCGATCTTGCAGCATATGCAgaaaaggccaagaaagcTGGTGCTTACCTGACTGTTGATGCGACATTTGCACCACCTCCGCTGCAGGATCCTTTCAAgtatgatgttgatgttgtcatGCATAGCGGTACAAAGTACTTTGGTGGTCACTCTGATATGCTCTGCGGTACGCTATCTGTCAACCGCAAGCACAGAGACTGGGAGAGCGCTCTCCTCAACgatcgccttcttcttggttcTGTTATGGGTAGCTTGGAGGGGTGGCTGGGTATCCGCTCCCTGCGAACTCTCGAGCTCCGCGTCCAGCGCCAGAGTGCTACAGCTACTGCACTTGTTGCCTGGTTGGCTGAGCAGCAGCGCGATGCTTCATCTGCGATTGGCGCCCTCGTCGAGCGTGTCCAGCATGCCAGTCTCCAACCCGAAGCATCAGTCGAGGGTAGCTGGTTGCAGAAGCAGATGCCCAATGGCTATGGCCCTGTTTTCTCGGTGTATCTTCGCGATGGAGATGTCGCCAAGCGACTGCCATCCAAGTTGGAGTTGTTCCACCATGCCACTAGCTtgggtggtgttgagagtTTGATTGAGTGGCGTGCGATGACTGATCCTAAGATTGATAAGAGACTTTTACGAGTGAGCATCGGTGTTGAaggtcttgaagatctcaagaACGATTTGCTCCAAGGTCTGGAGGCTTtgagaaaggaaaaggaaaaggggGGCAGTAAATGAAGGTGATAAAGAATTAGAACAGACAGTCATTTTTTGATAGAGAAGGAAGGAAAAACAGAAACGTTTTGTTTATAGAGAAAACGAAAAATGCATCATGGAAATGAATATCCCTACAATGGCTTGCATTGGTTAAATGGCTCGTCCATGAGACAGAGAATGTTGTGATACATCAGATATACACAGACCATAatgaaaagagagagagaggattTGTATGAAAAGATCACAACACTGGTCTAGCACAATCAAAGGAATGTGACTGTCCGATCTAAAAAATGCCATACAAAATGGGGGAAACATGTAAACCCAACATAAGCCATGTATGTAAGTCAGGCTGTGTTAGAGAGAGGAGAGACAGAGAAATCTGGAAAGAAAAGGAGGTAAGAAGAGAGGAAAACAAGAAATAAAACGAAAGAAATCGAGACGCAATGAAGAGTACTATGCTCCTCTAGATGCCTTTTCTCCAAAAGTTGTGTCTGCGCACTTGGAATCGTTGCTTAGcattgaagttgaagtgGTGTCGAATCTTAGGCGTTGATGTGGCGAAGCTCATTCTTGAGGGGGTAACCAGAGGCCAAACCAATTGCTGAGTGGTTTGTACTTGACTTCCCGGCTACGGAGATATATGTTAGTGGACTTTCCCTGTTATTGGTGAGTTATAGACGTACCGTGAGCGATCGTTGTCGGCAAATGAGCCAACTCCTCGAAGATCTTGCTCCGCTGACCTGGGCTCCATGTGTCGATAGTCCACGGATCTGTTGTCAAGGCGGTAAGATGTAGAGCCTCGAGAGGAAGCTGGGGGAGCATTGTGATAGTGGCCATCATGCGGTCGGTGGGGGATAGAAGTCCTCAAAGGCGGTGCGAGAAAGTCATTGGCTACAGTATGTGTCTGATATGGAGGTGCTTCCTGAGTTCGAGAGGGAAATGTGGGAGAGTCGCTGAAGGCG contains these protein-coding regions:
- a CDS encoding cystathionine beta-lyase, with protein sequence MASDEVPTNLKDVSSAPDGTAGARTGLDSSLAGLSLASRAVHADEGIQSHRAVAPAMHVSTTFRYSDDPDALKAWDNTDPHNPLDSHVYSRATGPNTTRLEAILTSVIGAPTITYSSGLSAFHAMLVHLNPKRIAIGDGYHGCHGVISILSRLTGLKQLPLDCAVEDLEPGDVIHVETPLNPTGEARDLAAYAEKAKKAGAYLTVDATFAPPPLQDPFKYDVDVVMHSGTKYFGGHSDMLCGTLSVNRKHRDWESALLNDRLLLGSVMGSLEGWLGIRSLRTLELRVQRQSATATALVAWLAEQQRDASSAIGALVERVQHASLQPEASVEGSWLQKQMPNGYGPVFSVYLRDGDVAKRLPSKLELFHHATSLGGVESLIEWRAMTDPKIDKRLLRVSIGVEGLEDLKNDLLQGLEALRKEKEKGGSK